The Ramlibacter pinisoli genome has a segment encoding these proteins:
- a CDS encoding (2Fe-2S) ferredoxin domain-containing protein → MSDASSRPSYYERHIFFCLNKRSNGENCCADHNAQEAFDRCKAQVKSQGLAGPGKVRVNKAGCLDRCAAGPVAVVYPEAVWYTYVDAQDIDEIVESHLKNGRVVERLLTPPHLGR, encoded by the coding sequence ATGAGCGACGCATCCTCCCGGCCCTCGTACTACGAGCGCCACATCTTCTTCTGCCTGAACAAGCGAAGCAACGGCGAGAACTGCTGTGCCGACCACAACGCCCAGGAGGCGTTCGACCGCTGCAAGGCGCAGGTGAAGTCGCAGGGGCTCGCCGGTCCGGGCAAGGTGCGGGTGAACAAGGCCGGATGCCTCGATCGCTGCGCCGCCGGCCCGGTCGCCGTGGTCTACCCCGAGGCGGTCTGGTACACCTACGTCGACGCCCAGGACATCGACGAGATCGTCGAGTCGCACCTGAAGAACGGGCGCGTGGTCGAGCGCCTGCTCACCCCACCCCACCTGGGCCGATGA